In Lycium ferocissimum isolate CSIRO_LF1 chromosome 11, AGI_CSIRO_Lferr_CH_V1, whole genome shotgun sequence, a single genomic region encodes these proteins:
- the LOC132036778 gene encoding zinc finger CCCH domain-containing protein 18 isoform X1 produces MNMDFSESTKVVYNRIQKLEPENVSKIIGYLLLQDHGEQDMIRLAFSPDNLIHSLINKAKNDLGLSSKPSISGLLSPPLVNRALSVDVPLKFAPFSPASPRPFPTLLVGNPYWDPQGPSENHPLHTMTDERQLPNQLQFLSLDDHSDHDHYFAGPALGPRSSRRSPSLPEFPVKICHYFNKGFCKHGSNCRYFHGQPTPENFSQGFNANLNEVGSDEHIFSPGSLEKLEMELTELLKSRRGLPVSIASLPMLYYETFGRSLQAEGYLTESQRHGKAGYSLTKLLARLRNSIRVIDRCNLPHGQHAVILAEDIPKYMEYSGERNDHGAIVAGSRQIYLTFPAESTFSEQDVSNYFNQFGPVQDVRIPCQQKRMFGFVTFVFPETVKQILAKGNPHLVCGARVLVKPYREKPKDGDGKKCLEKAYQGSYYNSSFTDAESEHQSSPRVCENSRLLKKHLMEEHERAIEFERRRFPELQHHQMRVGYSVEDLKLSSEGQSEQLEFPSVEGFTYMLDVWNNGSTTEDRTRHAKTNHCDQESGQGLNLPDSPFASPIRNGISTVT; encoded by the exons ATGAACATGGACTTTTCCGAGTCTacaaaagttgtatataatcgAATTCAGAAACTAGAGCCAGAAAATGTGTCTAAGATCATTGGTTATCTCCTCTTACAAGATCATGGTGAACAAGACATGATTAGATTAGCCTTTAGTCCCGACAATTTGATCCATTCGTTGATTAACAAAGCTAAGAACGATCTTGGATTGTCATCCAAACCGTCCATTTCTGGTCTTCTTTCACCTCCCTTGGTCAACCGAGCATTATCTGTAGACGTTCCCTTGAAATTTGCTCCATTCTCACCAGCTTCACCTCGCCCCTTTCCGACTCTTTTAGTTGGAAATCCCTACTGGGACCCTCAAGGACCTTCTGAAAATCATCCGCTTCATACTATGACCGACGAACGTCAACTCCCAAACCAACTTCAGTTCTTATCTTTGGATGATCACTCGGACCATGACCACTATTTTGCTGGACCTGCATTAGGTCCAAGATCAAGTCGAAGGTCTCCAAGCTTGCCTGAGTTTCCTGTTAAGATTTGTCATTACTTTAACAAAGGCTTTTGTAAACATGGAAGCAATTGTAGATACTTTCATGGCCAACCAACTCCAGAAAACTTTTCCCAAGGATTCAACGCAAATTTAAATGAAGTAGGAAGTGATGAACATATCTTCTCCCCTGGATCTCTGGAGAAACTAGAGATGGAGCTGACTGAGCTTCTCAAATCTAGAAGGGGTCTCCCGGTTTCTATTGCTTCATTGCCCATGTTGTACTATGAGACATTTGGCAGATCACTTCAGGCTGAGGGTTATCTCACAGAAAGCCAGAGACACGGGAAAGCTGGATATAGCCTGACTAAGCTCCTCGCTCGACTAAGAAACAGTATTCGTGTCATCGACAGGTGCAACTT GCCCCACGGACAGCATGCCGTTATTTTAGCTGAGGATATTCCAAAATACATGGAGTACAGTGGAGAAAGAAATGATCACGGAGCAATTGTAGCCGGTTCTCGCCAGATTTATCTGACTTTTCCGGCTGAGAGTACCTTCAGCGAGCAAGATGTTTCCAACTATTTCAA TCAGTTTGGACCAGTCCAAGATGTTAGGATTCCTTGTCAACAGAAGAGAATGTTTGGATTTGTAACTTTTGTTTTCCCAGAGACAGTTAAGCAGATCTTGGCAAAGGGGAATCCTCATTTAGTTTGTGGAGCACGTGTTTTGGTGAAACCTTACAGGGAAAAGCCCAAGGATGGAGATGG CAAAAAATGCCTGGAGAAAGCGTATCAAGGTTCCTATTATAATTCATCTTTCACTGATGCAGAATCGGAGCACCAATCTT CACCTAGAGTATGTGAAAATTCAAGGCTATTGAAGAAACATCTCATGGAGGAACATGAGCGTGCAATTGAGTTTGAGAGGCGGCGTTTTCCTGAGTTGCAACACCATCAAATGCGCGTTGGCTACTCAGTAGAGGATTTGAAGCTTTCTTCAGAAG GCCAAAGTGAACAACTGGAGTTCCCATCGGTCGAGGGTTTTACTTACATGCTAGATGTATGGAACAATGGTTCCACCACCGAGGACAGAACTAGGCATGCTAAGACAAATCACTGTGACCAAGAAAG TGGTCAAGGATTGAATCTACCAGATAGCCCTTTTGCATCTCCAATAAGGAATGGCATTTCAACTGTCACTTAG
- the LOC132036778 gene encoding zinc finger CCCH domain-containing protein 18 isoform X2 codes for MNMDFSESTKVVYNRIQKLEPENVSKIIGYLLLQDHGEQDMIRLAFSPDNLIHSLINKAKNDLGLSSKPSISGLLSPPLVNRALSVDVPLKFAPFSPASPRPFPTLLVGNPYWDPQGPSENHPLHTMTDERQLPNQLQFLSLDDHSDHDHYFAGPALGPRSSRRSPSLPEFPVKICHYFNKGFCKHGSNCRYFHGQPTPENFSQGFNANLNEVGSDEHIFSPGSLEKLEMELTELLKSRRGLPVSIASLPMLYYETFGRSLQAEGYLTESQRHGKAGYSLTKLLARLRNSIRVIDRPHGQHAVILAEDIPKYMEYSGERNDHGAIVAGSRQIYLTFPAESTFSEQDVSNYFNQFGPVQDVRIPCQQKRMFGFVTFVFPETVKQILAKGNPHLVCGARVLVKPYREKPKDGDGKKCLEKAYQGSYYNSSFTDAESEHQSSPRVCENSRLLKKHLMEEHERAIEFERRRFPELQHHQMRVGYSVEDLKLSSEGQSEQLEFPSVEGFTYMLDVWNNGSTTEDRTRHAKTNHCDQESGQGLNLPDSPFASPIRNGISTVT; via the exons ATGAACATGGACTTTTCCGAGTCTacaaaagttgtatataatcgAATTCAGAAACTAGAGCCAGAAAATGTGTCTAAGATCATTGGTTATCTCCTCTTACAAGATCATGGTGAACAAGACATGATTAGATTAGCCTTTAGTCCCGACAATTTGATCCATTCGTTGATTAACAAAGCTAAGAACGATCTTGGATTGTCATCCAAACCGTCCATTTCTGGTCTTCTTTCACCTCCCTTGGTCAACCGAGCATTATCTGTAGACGTTCCCTTGAAATTTGCTCCATTCTCACCAGCTTCACCTCGCCCCTTTCCGACTCTTTTAGTTGGAAATCCCTACTGGGACCCTCAAGGACCTTCTGAAAATCATCCGCTTCATACTATGACCGACGAACGTCAACTCCCAAACCAACTTCAGTTCTTATCTTTGGATGATCACTCGGACCATGACCACTATTTTGCTGGACCTGCATTAGGTCCAAGATCAAGTCGAAGGTCTCCAAGCTTGCCTGAGTTTCCTGTTAAGATTTGTCATTACTTTAACAAAGGCTTTTGTAAACATGGAAGCAATTGTAGATACTTTCATGGCCAACCAACTCCAGAAAACTTTTCCCAAGGATTCAACGCAAATTTAAATGAAGTAGGAAGTGATGAACATATCTTCTCCCCTGGATCTCTGGAGAAACTAGAGATGGAGCTGACTGAGCTTCTCAAATCTAGAAGGGGTCTCCCGGTTTCTATTGCTTCATTGCCCATGTTGTACTATGAGACATTTGGCAGATCACTTCAGGCTGAGGGTTATCTCACAGAAAGCCAGAGACACGGGAAAGCTGGATATAGCCTGACTAAGCTCCTCGCTCGACTAAGAAACAGTATTCGTGTCATCGACAG GCCCCACGGACAGCATGCCGTTATTTTAGCTGAGGATATTCCAAAATACATGGAGTACAGTGGAGAAAGAAATGATCACGGAGCAATTGTAGCCGGTTCTCGCCAGATTTATCTGACTTTTCCGGCTGAGAGTACCTTCAGCGAGCAAGATGTTTCCAACTATTTCAA TCAGTTTGGACCAGTCCAAGATGTTAGGATTCCTTGTCAACAGAAGAGAATGTTTGGATTTGTAACTTTTGTTTTCCCAGAGACAGTTAAGCAGATCTTGGCAAAGGGGAATCCTCATTTAGTTTGTGGAGCACGTGTTTTGGTGAAACCTTACAGGGAAAAGCCCAAGGATGGAGATGG CAAAAAATGCCTGGAGAAAGCGTATCAAGGTTCCTATTATAATTCATCTTTCACTGATGCAGAATCGGAGCACCAATCTT CACCTAGAGTATGTGAAAATTCAAGGCTATTGAAGAAACATCTCATGGAGGAACATGAGCGTGCAATTGAGTTTGAGAGGCGGCGTTTTCCTGAGTTGCAACACCATCAAATGCGCGTTGGCTACTCAGTAGAGGATTTGAAGCTTTCTTCAGAAG GCCAAAGTGAACAACTGGAGTTCCCATCGGTCGAGGGTTTTACTTACATGCTAGATGTATGGAACAATGGTTCCACCACCGAGGACAGAACTAGGCATGCTAAGACAAATCACTGTGACCAAGAAAG TGGTCAAGGATTGAATCTACCAGATAGCCCTTTTGCATCTCCAATAAGGAATGGCATTTCAACTGTCACTTAG